Part of the Branchiostoma floridae strain S238N-H82 chromosome 11, Bfl_VNyyK, whole genome shotgun sequence genome, CTTATTCCCTCTTCTATCTGTCTTGTTTCTTGAACATTTGAGGACGCTCCTTCTGGAGTGGTTGCTCTTCCCAGGAGTTGGTCCACGATGTACTTCTGCTTGACATTCTCGTGCTCCAGAGCGTCGCAGAAGGCTTGGAACGCCTGCGGTCCCCTGCGTGGCAGCAACTCTAGTAGTGCTTTACGCTTCTCTCTGAGGGTAGCTTTGCTCTACAAAGAGATGACCTCAGTTTACTTAGCAAATACAAATCAACATACTAGTAGCATTATCAACAAAATATTGCAACGTCTAATTCTAGACCCTCTATAGCTAGGTTCGATATACGTGTTTAGCCTTACGGACTAGTATAGTGCTATGCCAATGACGCCACACGATACCTGTGCGACGGCATTTGGGGGACAATTGTAGGTACGTGAGTTGAACAAACGCTATGTGTTTGGTGGCAAAAGGGGACCACAAAATGTGCCGACGGTCTGTCCATAATGGCCTCGCTGAAAAACCCGTACGAAAGAGGTTAAATAagggtttaacctccttgtccgtaccaacaaaaagaaagaaaaaaacgtctACGACGAATGTGAACTCGCTTGAAAAAGTTTGTGCTAACAAGCACTATTAAAGTGGGCTCACCTTCAACACTGCAACGTCTTCATCTTGTAAAATATCCCTGGCATCTTCATAGAGGACCTCTATCACCCTCTCAATTTCTAAGTTATTCAAAAGGTACAAATGGTTCGTCTTGAGCAGCTTTCTGTCTTTGTTGTTCATTTTAAGAGATAACGCTTGTGAGCACAAAGTGAGGACAACTGTTTAAGTTTGTAGGTTTCGAAACTACACCTGCGTTTCCGGGTTGTATCCATGTCAAAGGTTAATGTTTCCAATCAGAAGTCGGTATTAATTGGCGAAATTGGGGTGAAATCAATATTCAAGGATGCTTTGTAAGACCAGAGTAATGGTACATATGAGTGAATATGCAGCGGGAATGTGTTTGACCACACCCaccaaaaatttaaaaaaattgcaaacaaaaaacattaaGTGGTACTGGCCAGGTACACCTTGAACTCGCAAGGTATGCTGGGAGATCCCGTTAGCAACTTCTATCAAGGCATAAGTACATGGGGTGGTACTACGGGCATAagtacagccgaataaatcaaatcaaacctaCATCCTAACGATACTCGCACTCACGTGACCAAAACGCATTGTACGCCATGCTTAAACGTACACATTACCAGGTATCATTTCAATTCATCTATACCACTGGATAATGTAAATAGGTATCAGACGTTTCCAAAGTCATCCTACTTCTTTCTAGTTTGCTCAGTTATCCTTCTTGAACGATTTTTTCACTGATGAAAGAAGTCGGATGACTTCTAATACTTCCTTTGTATCATCCACTGGTATAGATTGAATTCAATTATTATTCTTCAATTCTTGGATGATTTATCTTCACAAGTTTGTTATACCAAGTAGATTTGAGCTACAACGGTCACGTGTTTATACTTTGTAATTTGATAGGTTGGCTTCTTGCAAGTTCCACCAACTAGCATGGCGGCTTTGTCATATATCTTTGCATAAAACTGACCAACCCCAGAATGGTTAATATTTCTTGACTTTGTCCAAGATAATACTACGAGGGAACACAAGATGCAACTTAAACTACAGCTTGGAACAGGAAACGTTACTGTTTCATCTCTTTATTCTCATAATTTGGAGACACGattaaaactgtacaaaatgttaatAATACTTGTGTGACTGCCCATCTGCAAATAATACACACTTGTTATTGAAGTTTACATCCATATACAAGACACGGCTGGAAACAAATcagaaagaaaactgtggcTGCCTATCTTGACCAATCCAATGTTTCTATTTATATCTGCTATGATGTAATTTCCTCCATACATGCTACCAATTATAAACTTCTGTCAGTTAACAGGAGATATTCATATGTACTTTTATGGCTTGTTATTTGTCTCAGCGTGTCAACAACTAAAGATAAAAACAATATGCATTTAACAAAAAGAGAGGTAAATTCGAACCTTCACTAAGTACTTGACAAGAGCAAGTCCACCAACTGAAGATGATAAGTAGTTTTTACAGACCGAGTATCGTTGGAAGTACATTAAATCTTTAAGGACAGAGATTCAAGTAAAAgaggcaatgtacatgtaacagaagCTTTTGTGGTCTGAAACTTTGCAGATATCCATAAACGCTGCAAATACATATGTATAGTCAGTGACATTATTATACAACAGCAACTATACTATGTAAGCATGCACATACAATCTTTGAACATTTCTGTGATCATATGTATAATATTGCAGTTGCATCCTTGTATGTAAGCACCAAACAATGGAAATGCTGAATAATTTCACAAGGCCAATCCTtcagaaatgtgaataaaattaGTGTAATGCTTTTTTGTGAAGATATAACTTAGAGTTTACACGAATTGTATCGCAGTGTTGTACCGCATGTTTAACATCAACAGAACAACTCAAATGGGCAAAGAAAATGAATGCATACCAATAGCTTCACTTTTTATCTCAACATTTTAACACTATACAGTCACACAgctaaaacattttaaaaacgcctttatcatgtgtacatgtgttctaCACCATCACGCTAGAATTGTGCTGTGGGAGCTATTGCATCACAATTCATACTATGTACTGTGTTAAGGAAAGAAGACTGTAAGGTCAATAAAAGGAGCACCAGAATTTATGAATGTACATTGTCTAAATGTTCTATACTATACTGCCATAGTGAGACGACTGTGTACAGGTAAAATGTAGAGCCTATAGAGGCTTTTCCCAGTTCCCATATATCTTGAACAGCAGCTCGCAATGCCTAGATACTAGGCTACATTTCTATTGCAGACTATCTGTGATTTACTCGTCAATGTTAACATCAGGGAGAGGAAAGGTGGGGCACAATCAGCTTTGTTTGCAAATATAGCCAACATTAAAGATACTACTGAATCTGAGGCATGCATTTCTATCACAAACTGCTAGGGGGCACTTAAGAACATCACCAATGCACCCACTTGGCATGGTTAGACAGAACTGTGCAGGGGCTTTGGTTTCTGGTCCAAACACTGTAATTGCAACTTACGCAAACACGATGCCACTCTTTTAGTCTCCATCCATATGAGTAAAAACTTAAGTCAATTTATGGACCTTAAGAAAGGAACTAGCTTGTTCTGATGATCGACTAATCTATTGAGACACTGATGTTTTGAGTAAGTTTTCTTGTTTCAAAACCTCCTCTCCTTGAAACTAACATTGACAAGAGCACAAGACtattatccaagcagaggttgggtcaggGAGATAGTAGTAGTCAGGATTTTTACCGGTTTGCTCCATGGGTAAATATCTTGACTACTACTATCTCTGCAACCcgacttctgcttggagagtagcactAGACAGACTCACAACAGCAAACCTTACATGGAAGATCAGAGGTAAtctacagagagagagaagggtTCATTTGCTCCATCTGCAGTTTACTATACACTGGTTATATGTTGCACTGATTCGTCATCATCATAGACATAAATACATATCAATTACGTCCGCTAGCAGAGAGAACTTCATAGTTCTGGAAATGGAAAACATGACTTAACTATACGTATTCCCTAAGTCTCGCTACTTTTTAATAGAACAGACAGCAATCACTATAAGATGCTATCCTTCACATCATCAAATACAAAATCTTAAAGGTATTCTTCGTCCATGATTTGCCTCGTTCTACAATCAATGTGAAACATCTGACCTGCAATAAGAATCGCGATAATCGTAATAATGCACAACCAATAAAAGCTTATAAGACAATACAGAGTCACTCTGAAGCTGAAGTTTAAAAACATTGAATTTCCTATTCATATACATGACAATATCCTAACTTTCTTTACATATTAATCTAGACATAGTTAATAGATGCACAGTATTCACTTTATACTACACACTGTCAGATAATACCTTCTGCCCACAGGGACTGCACAACGGGGACAGATACGGGAAGGGATATCCGCATATATCTGGGATTATTTTGTCTTTGGAGGCGGAGACTTCGAGCAGATACGCCACCCTATAATATGTCTACAATATTCACAATGCAGAGTCTCTTATAAGATACCTAACGAGCCAAGCAAGTATGTTTTTATTGAAGGAGGAGGATGTGAAATGGTATGTTTGAGCGCTACACTCACATAAGCAAAGGGAGAGACACACTTTTACTGgcctaaaagaaaaaaaggtgcgaacaatacaataaaatcaCCTTTCCTTccagacaacaaaatatatccATGAACAGTTGAACATTCATAATCcggatacattttttttcatgatggCTCTCGACATTGCAATTTTGTTTCTGACATGACACCATGGGTGAAAATGCTGTCCTCTTTTCCAAATTTCCAGACGAAGCTTGCTTCTTGGTTTGTCGCTCCTTTCCGGTACACTGTCTGAGAACTAATATGCTATATCCTCTGTTGTCATGTTCACAAAGAGCTTCTTCCATCCCAAATATTTCTTCTTTCACCGATGTGCAGTGGGTGTCCTGTACACGTCAGAGGCAGACTGtaactttctttcctttttttttgctccTCTGTTTTTGCAATAACTTTGATGATGATTTTCTTTTGGAAATGTTGCAATGTCTACTGGAATAAAACTCAAATCCATGGAATCTGTCGTGGCTGTGAGCCTACCTCGGTGCTGTGTCATACCTCCAGGTACTTGGGCAGAGTCGGAGCCAGGAAAGGCTCGTTCCACATCCGTTTCAAATCGCCCTGCCAGAGTCAGAGAAGTGTGCGTAAGTTACCAACCGATGTTACAAGACAAGGTACAATCATTATGGTGCATCAAATGAATTATGAATCGTTTCATCGACTTCTAGAATCATTATTTCAGAATCATTCATTTAGCAATGAATGTCAATCAGCAACACATAAATGTCATTAGGTTGGAAAATGAGTCAAATTTTCTTCGACAAAGAAGTGAATCATTCACCAGCACAGTTTATAGTGGAAAATGGTTTTAAGTCAAAGATACAGATATGAGTCATGCATATAATACTTTAAATGATATTTGAATTGCTGAAGTTGTTGTGTCCAAGATTCTTTAAAAGGACTCCATGAGAATTCTTTTTAACAGTAGTGAGAAAATGacatgttcatggtggttttgagttcaatGTTGAAACAGTAGTAGTGTTAcagcaacattttggaaacaaaGGCTTTAAGTTTGCGATGAAGAGGTCAGCAACTTAACCACAAAGATATATGAATTAAGATAAAATAGGACGTTTACTCACTTTTAGGTAAGCCATGGTGAGGAGAGGGAGTAGCGTGAACGGTACCAGGTACAGCAGGGCAGGCTGGGCCGCACGGTACACCTCTGATGCTATCGTTGCCGTCAGTAACCCTATGTACAAGAAATAAACATGAACATTTATTCTACATCAATGAagcttagacatccaggtaatccAGATACACAAAATagcaggtaataagatatacaagaaagcaattactcaagcaactggagtGTCAATGGCAAAAGGTAGTCAGTTctgcctgaaatgtctgaccatttccaagttcatatccagttgcttgagaaactgctagtagaagactgtgacctctctgGCAGTAATTTTACCCcacaggataccttagaatgcactattttaattTGGAAAGTCTCTTAAAGGTGGATGCCTCCGGCACCCCTACAATAGTCGTTCCTACATCACTTACCATGACTCactaagaaatttggaccccctatgataaaatcctataGCTAACAGCCTGGTGAATAGGATTTTAACAGTTAGCAAATGATTGAAACCAGAAGCTCAACTGTCAGACAGTTAAGCAACAGGGACATCAATATCAAAACTTTAGATTATATCAATAAATACCTCTGTAACAGTTAAATGTTTTGTCTGACCTCTTTTACCTCTTCCTTtaagacctcaatgaaaagagGCCTGCgagccaatttgagctttcatgaataaacaaagattcaaacaaacaataacagtTAGTGCCTGCCTGCTTTACTGAAACAGAAAGTGACTGAATACGccctgtatatagtgtatgtaCTTACCTATGAAGTATCCTATAAGAGAGCAGTGAAAGTAAGTCAGCTTGTGTACAACAGTCAGGTTGGGGACCATGGGTTTGGGCGGCTGTTCCTGGACTCCGTGCTTCTTCTTCCAGTGGTCATACCGCATCACGAAGCACAGCAACAGGCCTGGCATCACCTGCAACACACAAGTCAACAACTTATCTAGCTATCTATCAATAGGGCTCAAAagtcatttttgggaatagctGCACTGGTGTTTGAAGACTAAGTTAAAAAGTGAACCtcaaaatatgaatatgtctGAACTGTCAATTTTTTTGCTTTTAGGTAAGtggaaaatgtacaagaaaatcTTACAATGTCTCCAAGTCCTAACATCGAGAAGTGTCCGTTGTTGTGGTAACTGGAGAAAAAAcaagacagaaaacattattctCTTGTCATGACACAAATCTTTGCAAAAGGTAGAAGCAGAATCATTGTTTGTATATGCCTGACAGTGAGTCACTAACAAGCGCTGATTAATAAAATTTCCTATCCATATGTGTGATATCATCATTTTGCTTGACTAAGAATTACTCATgttcaaaattatgcaaattgaaattCTACAATTCATCAAAATGATTGTTTCACAGCAAttgctagcctggataccataccccaacctcaaaatatatctttcgtgcacgatagatacttgagatcgggctggggtttggtaaccaggctaagcAATTGCACACATAATGAGCATGGAAAAAAACGAGTTAGAAATATATTTCATGTGTTTTAAGGTTAGAATACACTtacttcatgtaaacaacatctGAACATTACATCTGAATGCATCTACTTTTGCTAGGGTTTCTTTTTGTGTGAGAGATGGAATGTGGAGTATTTGCACTGATATTCTTCTAGCGATAGCGCGATAGCCACACACTGTATTGTTAAGTCCAAAGCTTGATGCACACAGCCTTTAGCACATTGAACATTTGTGGTTAGTTGTCAAGACTGCTTGCAAGAAGACTTGCCATAATTTCTATTCTTACTATTGTACAGAGAAACTTGGTtttctacagaaaaaaaagtaataagaACACGACCCACCTCGGGAACACTAGTTTTCCAGGTAAGGACAGTTGAGGAGCATCCTTGACAGCCCGCGGCAGGTTCAACTTCTGTGCAACAATTCCAACCTGGGAAGGACAATAAAACAAGTCAAGTTACTTACATGTTACTTATACTCCAGCTTTGCTGTGGCTCAGTTGTCATTTCAACATTCATACGACTGCCAGCTCTTAACTCAAAACTGACTCAAGAAATCCAAGATATAAACAagagtttttgtgaatttcttaatATCACAGCTCTTATATTATAATAGCAATTTGACACTACACAATAAAGTATAATATCAACCATTTCTATTTCAACACTGACAACAGGTACTGTGCATGAAATCATACTCTTGCCATGATTAATTCAGATACAGATGAATTTTCAACTTTACCGGATTTTCTGCAGGTCTTGTTGCCACCTTGACCATCACGTTGGCATTAAAGATGTACGTAGAGAAAAACACCTGCAAGTGCAAAAAACAATCCTCATTACACTAACATTTTAAGACGAAACCCAACAAGATTCATTGACTATAAATATTCTTACATTTCCACCATCTTATTCACATTTTGGACGATCAAATGGTAACCATAAAAAATGAGAATGAAGCAACCAGTTCACATTTCCAACGTTgttgaaaacaaatgaaaaatgcTCTATCTTACAGGTTACAGCTCAAGGTTATAGCTCAATCTTGTAACAATTTTAAGTTTATAGttgttataatttttgtgttattttgcaGTGAATGCTGATTGGCTCACCCAAAAGACGTCATAAATAAGCAGGCCCGACAACAGCAGTGTGGAGACCTTCAGGCTGGGAAGACGGACAAACGCTATCATGGCCACACACAGGCCCATCGCCAGGgctgcaaataaacaaacaacatcaaCACATGATCATCTAGAACTGTGCATGGCTGTGAACACAAGCTTAATTTCGAAgtctgtttatgttttgttctGTTCCATTCATATAATTATTGTTGTGATGACTTTCTGTAATCAATGATTTTGAGTTATGACATTACACCCTCATCTAGAGAGTCAGGGAGTATGGCATAGGTTTGATCAAACTTGACATTGAGTTACAAAATCTACATGCTAATGATAGTCTTCATCCTAGATTAATGTGAATTAATACATTCAACCATATACCAAAGTATTCACACTCCATCTATATGGCTGATAAAGGGAGAGAAAATAGGCCTCTGTCCCCAAAGGCGCAGTCACATAGTTGGTGCGATCGTCCTACGATCGCTAACTTAGGGCATTCTTTAGGGCAGCCATTCATGTGTCCTACAATGTTCAGCTGTTTTGCTGCACAAAACGCTCTCTTGGATCCTTGTGTGTGGTTGGCTATGTGACTGCCCGCTTAAAAATCCTATTATCAAAATTGTAAAACGATCGAACTACATACATGTGACCGTGCCCTTAGGAATGGCCAAAAAAGTGAGGACCTACCGTCCATAAGTAACCAATGGCCTGTGAAGATCCATATAAATACTATCCCCATGGAAATGGCAAACGACATCAGTTCTGCAGCCGTGAATCTGCCACAGCATCCAAACGATATcctgaaacaaaacataaatattCAAATGCGAAACGTTTGGATTCTGGACTGTACCATTTCATGATCTCTCGAGGGGTGGTTGCTATTTATTGCCTCCCTCATTTCAATTTTTGAGTCCCTATGGATCAAAATATTGATCATTCCCAATTGAGTAAAGAAGCCTTAATCCTTTTTTCACACATATGAATGCATAATGAAAAACACATTATTCATTTGCAGTGCCTGGTAGCACATGGGGGAGTAGGTCTAGAGCTGACTGCAAAGTGTGGAAACCACATGATGCGTGGGAGTGGACTTCAGGGCTAGCTTTTACTTTATGGGGAGGGTTTCACtggttccccccccccccataaaataaaagcaatCCCTGCTAGAAATCTGCAAAGAAGGCTAGCAAATTGCAGAAAAGTCTGGAAAACCACATGGAAGTTGGTGTGGGGTTGTACTTACTTGGTTCCGCTTGAGCATGGCCGTATAAGGTACTGACACATGGGCAGGAGCAGGAATGCAAACGCCACTGTGGCTAAAACTGGaacatacaacaacaaaaaatcatcatcatcattcatttatgaaggttagatatccaggtaaacaatactcaaataaaattcaatctctacatgATGTCTGCGTAAAAAAACAGAGACGTTCAAGTCTTCTTCATCATTCTTCTTTAGCATCACTAGAATTAGGTAAcgctgaagaaaagtgatggatgtcactcgataCTTCCGGAAGTAATTCTCTGCTTTTTATCCAGTTATAGAATTATATTTGAAAATCATCATCACTATAGGGTGTTTCCATTtacaatacaacaaacaaaGTACTATGACCCCTAAGTATCGTCCGTGATACCGGATGTATATTTGAAGTTGCATAggctagtacatacatgtacttctgagTAAAAACCGAATAGTTCATAACAACAAATCTACAAAAGCGACTGTCTGTCACATTTTTCAGGGCAAAAATGACTGGTTCTACTGCTGCAATTACAAGGGTGGTGGGGTGAGGTGagatgaggaaggtgacagtttTACTTTTGTGACTCTTGGTACTAAAATTGTACGAGCCAGGCTTATAATTGAAGTTTTTCCACAACTCACCGGCTGTACATAGAGCGAAGACCACCTGCATGGAGtcgaagaagaagaacatgacgaggagagagacagaggcTCCGATAGGCAGGAACATGGCCTGGGTGGAGTCAATGGTCTGCACACCTGCGGGGGAGAACGGACCTTCATCCGTTAGGGACTAGTTtagtaatctccaggcagatcctgatgtagcataagatagtaccaaaagctggcagaggagtgaagccggcttaggagtgtgttttgctacatggcaaatggacgactccttggtcagtttggtactatcttatgctaccgtaggatctgcttggagattactagttTAGTCCAGTTTCGTGTAAGTCCCACCCACAACATGAACAACATATCAAAGATCATACATctgtagccagtataaccgcccttgggcgtaacacaccaggttcgcAAGCACACGGCGCGGTAACACTTACAGCTGgttttattacactgaacgactggTCACACTTTCATCCGTTAAGGACTAGTTTAGTCTAGTTTCCTGCAAGTCCCGCCCACAAGATGAAcaacagtaatctccaagcagatcctacaatagtatcaaactggccaatgagtgtagtcagccaagaggtgtccatttgctcCTAAGCCAGCGTCACTCCtgtgccagcttttgatactgtgttATGtgaccgtaggatctgcttggagattactagttTAGTTCAGTTTCGTGCAAGTTCCACCCAACAATACCAACAGCAAAGCAAAAATATCTTATTTACTTTTGTGAAGGTCTTAATTTACTAGCCCCTGTCAATGTAATATATTCACTTTCTAATCGGTTCAAATTCCAGTCCAACGATtttattcagtttttttttgtggggtggggggttggaAGACaatccaagaagaagaagaagcggttttgtaccggtataaTGAACCTATCTCCACCCTCtattcaagatacatgtacgATAAAAAACTGTCGTTTAAGACATAAAGATGATGCTCTGTACGGCTGCAATAACTGAAAAAGCTGTTACCCAAAAAATCCAGAAATTCATGATCTCAATGGCTATCATCTGACAAGCTATTTTGCTGCTATATATTGAAAACTGACTCAACACTGAAACAACAATTTCCTAACAAGGAACTAAAAAAGGACAAGGAGTATAAAAAAAAGCCATGTACCATTTTCATTCTGTTTATTTGCAGGTGTTGCAGATGTGGAAAGTAGACTATCCTGGTCCTTCTCTTGGTTCTCTTCCTGGTCCATGTTCAGGGACCTATGTGGCAATCAatcaaatatcatcaatcaaaGATTACAGTTTACATCGAGTTGGGCTTGATATACACACTCAAGAAAAATTTCTTATACATATATCTtagttaacaaaataacaatcaGAACAACATAGCTTGTGAACAAATCAACTTGCAATTATCAAAATGATTCtaacatgtttttaaaacatatttctttcttATCAATATTGTGAAGTTTGCATAATTGTAATTTGTCTATTTTTACTTGCAATCTTTTTATTGGATTGtgggtggtattttgagccctacaGGTTCGTTTTTTTTGTCCTATCCAAAAAGATAAATAACGGTTTTGGTGCAACGTACCTGTCCCCACGCCTATTCAAGATACACATATGATTAGAAACAGTTTAAAACATGAAGACAAGGGTCTGACCTGAAACTTCCGTAGACGATGAGAAGTATGGAGATGAGAAACGTGGACACCCGTGATGAGTCCACCAGCGAGTACGCCCTgtacaaaaagagagaaaacacACAATGTCAATCATTACTTAAGTTAGCAACACTTTAGAAACCAACAGTTATGATGGCCAAATCATTGAATTATTTTccttcaaagtttcaaacaaaatcaatttttcacataTCCAAGAGTTATTAACTAAGAACAAGAGATATCACAACTCAGAAGTCCTATAGCAGCACcttagaaagctgctaggggttcataaatttatgtttttttttcactttgccAAAGACTGCGAAGCTATTATCATAAAGATCTATCCACAATTTCGTTTGCTGTTCATCATCAAACTTGAACAGCCTAACACATGGCACATGTGAGCACAATTATGTTATGCCATAAATTCATAATCTGGTATCAAAATCCATTTGATACATCATCTTTTACTAGagtttgaataaaatttttCTTCATTACCAGTAACAAATTGGTTAGGGAATGCCTAATAATATCTTTTTATTCCCCTCTCCTCCTAACCCCTACATTTGTTCTGCACATATTGCTCACTGCAACTGTAAGTAAGATTTCCAGCTCCATATGTTCCCAATGCTGTGCATGTATGTTGGCATTACAAACCATCGCATGTGCCCAACTGGAAGTAATACATAATGTTTTCCAGCTGACAAAAGGTTTGGTCTAACCTAAATATACAACTTGGTACCACACCCATGATGCTATTTTCTAAACCTGTATCTTTATCCTtttgcagatacatgtaaaaaaaaaagtagcaatTTAAGCAAAAAAACAGTATATGAGTTGATAACTCaggttacaaaaaaaattaatatttcaCCAAAAAGTGGGTCACCGCTAAAAAGGTCAATCCTGCATGAAGTCAGAGTTCAGTTGACAGCTTATTCACACAGTGATATCTAACTACGTGCAAACAGTCAGGGATACAGGGAAATGTTTAATGTGtgactacgaggggcgtgcaattagtaatggtcctgacccatttcccatagcaggagattaatgaaacttggcacagttattagtctttctcttcataggaatcacccagagttatgcatttctcccatagtttgatgcagctctggacaccgattttgtaggacaccccaggttggtcctccaactgatgcctcatcaatggcacaagagggacgaccaggtctgggagctgtttccacagacttccagccacgtttgaattcaggatgccagcgttttacaaggtcatatgatggggcatcatcaccataagtttcatttatttcatcaaaagtcttctttggtgtgcgtcctttcaaatacaaaaaccggatcactgcgcgacactcaactggttccatttcacacctggtccatttcgcacctgactcagttcaaacaccagtaaatcagaaaccacaattagttcagagctgtcttttgcaacataacccatagagctatgaattattacacatacaaaatttcatttagatcagacaactggaagtgggtcaggaccattacttattgcacgcccctcgtaaactTCCCCAGGAAACTGTGAAGACATGAGAACATGTGTGAAGCCACGTAACAGTTCTAGAGTTAGCTTCTGTTCTAGACATGAAGTTTCATGCAGAAATTATAAAGTTTCATTAGAGTCTCAACAAATTCTTAAGACTGAAGCAAACAGTCTGAAGT contains:
- the LOC118425495 gene encoding signal peptide peptidase-like 3 isoform X2; its protein translation is MSDTNYDWAYSLVDSSRVSTFLISILLIVYGSFRSLNMDQEENQEKDQDSLLSTSATPANKQNENGVQTIDSTQAMFLPIGASVSLLVMFFFFDSMQVVFALCTAVLATVAFAFLLLPMCQYLIRPCSSGTKISFGCCGRFTAAELMSFAISMGIVFIWIFTGHWLLMDALAMGLCVAMIAFVRLPSLKVSTLLLSGLLIYDVFWVFFSTYIFNANVMVKVATRPAENPVGIVAQKLNLPRAVKDAPQLSLPGKLVFPSYHNNGHFSMLGLGDIVMPGLLLCFVMRYDHWKKKHGVQEQPPKPMVPNLTVVHKLTYFHCSLIGYFIGLLTATIASEVYRAAQPALLYLVPFTLLPLLTMAYLKGDLKRMWNEPFLAPTLPKYLEV
- the LOC118425495 gene encoding signal peptide peptidase-like 3 isoform X1, which translates into the protein MSDTNYDWAYSLVDSSRVSTFLISILLIVYGSFRSLNMDQEENQEKDQDSLLSTSATPANKQNENGPFSPAGVQTIDSTQAMFLPIGASVSLLVMFFFFDSMQVVFALCTAVLATVAFAFLLLPMCQYLIRPCSSGTKISFGCCGRFTAAELMSFAISMGIVFIWIFTGHWLLMDALAMGLCVAMIAFVRLPSLKVSTLLLSGLLIYDVFWVFFSTYIFNANVMVKVATRPAENPVGIVAQKLNLPRAVKDAPQLSLPGKLVFPSYHNNGHFSMLGLGDIVMPGLLLCFVMRYDHWKKKHGVQEQPPKPMVPNLTVVHKLTYFHCSLIGYFIGLLTATIASEVYRAAQPALLYLVPFTLLPLLTMAYLKGDLKRMWNEPFLAPTLPKYLEV